A stretch of the Capsicum annuum cultivar UCD-10X-F1 chromosome 10, UCD10Xv1.1, whole genome shotgun sequence genome encodes the following:
- the LOC107845288 gene encoding formin-like protein 5 — translation MGVRGVAQLFVFIVVLFTIVAAKPVSKSPEEHLLANQINSVGINQELAEELWLNCRLELEHSNEVFEDLKFSGSGEEASGSHGILSNRRSLTKNKEKNVNVLNKEVLMGCLMKKNLLFPVSGEQEHSPTWYSRCKDFLFSWYGAPRRRELLQVGDAPSPAPAPATSPSETPNSPPPAPPPSKPFFPVDYNNSSKSSAPSDQSFISQNSTSDGQSNKKSNTKTILVAVLVTASVTFIVVALFFICYCKVCGVGYRKGKNDERPLLSLSISDHSAASIHGNAGNYSVSDDSNGKMGKNFYMEQNALNGSKSEIPLGTVTGIAVATVGNSTQIPPGKMAMHGQPPLKPPPGRLNPFEDPASPIPPPLAGDSAQIPPGRMGMHGQPSLRPPPGRVNPFEDPVSPSPPPIPPAKTANLAAPAPPPPPPKPSAGGPRPPAPGPPPPPPIPIRAKAGPRPPPPPAPGATPPRPPPTGLKPPRPSPLGSNASSSASNEESGADASKTKLKPFFWDKVLANPDHSMVWHQIKSGSFQFDEEMIESLFGYAHADKDKNGPKKNSTFQDAPNQYVQIIDQKKAQNLAILLKALNVTTEEVCDALKEGNELPPELVQTLLKMAPTSDEELKLRVYNGDLSRLGPAERFLKVLVDIPFAFKRLESLLFMCSLQEEATMVKESFATLEAACTELRKSRLFHKLLEAVLKTGNRMNDGTFRGGAQAFKLDTLLKLSDVKGVDGKTTLLHFVVQEIIRSEGIRAARARDRGSASSVKSDDLPEDQSQDAEEYYRSTGLQVVSGLSSELENVKKAAILDADSLTGTVSKLGRALKQSRDFLNSEMKNVDAEDRFQQTLKNFVQNSEVDIMWLFEEEKRIMALVKSTGDYFHGNAGKDEGLRLFVIVRDFLIILDKVCIEVKNAQRKLNGTPKKENLASKTSESTNPPPLDLRQKLFPAITDKRIDDSSSDDDAS, via the exons ATGGGTGTGAGAGGTGTAGCCCAATTGTTTGTTTTCATCGTGGTGCTTTTTACTATAGTGGCTGCAAAGCCTGTAAGCAAAAGCCCGGAGGAACATTTACTGGCTAATCAAATCAATTCTGTGGGGATCAATCAAGAATTG GCTGAAGAGTTATGGTTGAACTGTAGGCTAGAGTTGGAACATTCTAATGAAGTTTTTGAAGATCTTAAGTTTAGTGGTTCCGGAGAAGAAGCAAGTGGGAGCCATGGAATTCTTTCGAACAGAAGATCGTtaaccaaaaataaagagaaaaatgtcAACGTACTCAATAAGGAAGTCCTTATGGGTTGTTTAATGAAGAAAAATCTCCTGTTTCCTGTTTCCGGAGAGCAGGAGCATTCACCTACTTGGTATTCCAGGTGCAAGGACTTCCTCTTTTCATGGTACGGTGCACCTAGACGGCGTGAATTGCTTCAAGTTGGAGATGCTCCTTCTCCTGCTCCAGCTCCAGCTACTTCCCCTTCTGAAACTCCCAATTCTCCGCCACCTGCCCCTCCTCCTTCGAAGCCATTTTTTCCTGTCGACTACAACAATTCAAGCAAAAGTTCTGCTCCTAGCGATCAGTCTTTTATTAGTCAAAACTCTACTTCGGATGGTCAATCAAATAAGAAAAGCAACACAAAAACAATTTTGGTTGCAGTTCTTGTGACTGCTTCAGTCACATTTATTGTTGTTGCACTCTTTTTTATATGCTATTGCAAGGTTTGTGGGGTTGGATACAGAAAGGGAAAGAATGACGAGCGGCCTCTTCTTAGCCTAAGCATAAGTGACCATTCTGCTG CTTCAATACACGGTAATGCCGGCAATTATTCAGTCAGTGATGATTCCAATggtaaaatgggtaaaaatttCTACATGGAGCAGAACGCTCTTAATGGTTCTAAAAGTGAGATCCCTTTGGGAACTGTTACTGGCATTGCTGTGGCTACAGTAGGGAATTCTACGCAGATACCACCTGGAAAGATGGCAATGCATGGACAACCTCCTCTTAAGCCTCCGCCTGGTAGGTTGAATCCTTTTGAAGATCCTGCTAGTCCAATCCCTCCTCCACTAGCCGGGGATTCTGCACAGATACCGCCTGGAAGGATGGGAATGCATGGACAGCCTTCACTTAGGCCTCCCCCTGGCAGGGTGAATCCTTTTGAAGATCCTGTTAGTCCAAGCCCTCCCCCAATACCTCCTGCCAAGACAGCCAATCTCGCCGCTCCAGCCCCACCTCCACCACCACCGAAGCCTTCAGCTGGCGGTCCACGTCCCCCTGCACCAGGGCCTCCTCCACCACCACCCATACCAATTCGCGCAAAGGCTGGTCCTCGTCCGCCACCACCTCCTGCCCCCGGTGCTACTCCACCCCGTCCTCCTCCCACTGGATTGAAGCCACCTCGACCTTCACCTCTTGGATCAAATGCATCCTCTAGTGCTTCAAATGAGGAATCAGGGGCTGATGCTTCTAAAACGAAGCTAAAGCCTTTCTTCTGGGATAAGGTTTTAGCAAATCCTGACCATTCAATGGTTTGGCATCAAATCAAATCAGGGTCTTTCCA ATTTGACGAAGAGATGATAGAGAGTCTCTTTGGTTATGCTCATGCCGATAAAGACAAGAATGGTCCAAAGAAGAACTCTACGTTCCAAGATGCTCCCAACCAATATGTTCAAATTATTGATCAAAAGAAGGCACAGAATTTAGCTATTCTTCTTAAAGCCTTAAACGTGACAACTGAAGAAGTTTGTGATGCCCTTAAAGAAG GAAATGAGCTTCCTCCTGAACTCGTTCAAACTTTGCTTAAGATGGCACCAACTTCTGACGAAGAATTGAAGCTGAGGGTCTACAATGGGGATCTCTCTCGGCTTGGGCCTGCGGAACGATTCCTGAAAGTCTTGGTTGATATTCCATTTGCCTTCAAGAGATTAGAATCCTTGCTCTTTATGTGCAGTCTTCAGGAGGAGGCAACAATGGTTAAAGAATCATTCGCTACCTTGGAG GCTGCTTGCACGGAACTCCGGAAGAGCAGGCTGTTCCACAAGCTCCTTGAGGCTGTTTTGAAAACGGGCAATCGTATGAATGATGGAACATTTCGTGGTGGTGCTCAAGCATTTAAACTCGACACCCTTCTGAAACTATCAGATGTAAAAGGGGTAGATGGGAAGACTACGTTGTTGCATTTCGTTGTTCAAGAGATAATCCGTTCAGAAGGTATACGAGCTGCCCGTGCCAGGGATCGAGGGAGCGCGTCTAGCGTCAAGTCTGATGATCTACCCGAGGATCAGTCTCAAGACGCAGAGGAATATTATCGGAGTACTGGTCTACAGGTTGTTTCAGGTTTGAGTAGTGAACTTGAAAATGTGAAGAAAGCCGCAATTCTAGACGCAGACAGCTTAACAGGCACAGTTTCCAAGCTTGGTCGCGCACTAAAACAATCACGGGATTTCCTAAATTCAGAAATGAAGAACGTAGATGCCGAGGATAGGTTTCAACAGACCCTAAAGAATTTCGTGCAGAACTCCGAGGTTGACATCATGTGGTTAtttgaggaagaaaaaagaaTTATGGCCCTAGTTAAAAGCACCGGAGATTATTTCCACGGTAACGCAGGGAAAGATGAAGGTTTACGATTGTTTGTTATTGTTCGAGATTTTCTGATAATCTTAGATAAGGTATGCATAGAGGTGAAAAATGCTCAGAGAAAGCTAAACGGCACGCCAAAGAAGGAGAATTTGGCAAGTAAAACTTCAGAGTCCACCAATCCACCGCCCCTCGATCTCCGACAGAAGCTTTTTCCAGCTATCACAGATAAGAGAATTGATGATTCTAGTTCAGATGATGATGCTTCTTAA